A genomic stretch from Coregonus clupeaformis isolate EN_2021a unplaced genomic scaffold, ASM2061545v1 scaf0236, whole genome shotgun sequence includes:
- the trim45 gene encoding tripartite motif-containing protein 45 has product MSRCDKNLEKDVDSSPTPTTNSSSKNGDKGDVVINARAVCRVCKCLYREPKIMQCLHTFCADCVRQLEPFSVSSGVHNGKAVPLEGEQPSSAVTVLCPECDSEVDIPLSGVDGLTTDHLALDEVFLETLMSKNSVVCDLCSDGDAEKRCEVCSVNLCEFCIQAHRRQKRTSSHTVQCLEDLKTQGRLSRPVLCSLHPGQELRLFCEPCDLPVCLECAATFHRDHRCLPTRDVIDRHGGRIRDLVTGRLRPRLDQLEESLRKVDLSQEALQARVDEAVDEVRTFARGYASAVESHCLLLLRRLEELGLQRRNHLHLQRAQLQQALKDTRGGVEFAERLLTCGSDAEILSAKDVTLRRLAGLMETGYNPHPATITPYDGSSICFLPRESAGVVAGYPMVGVIHAKTLELSRCTIEGEGVQRGREGQRGEFTLVCRDSAGKQMGRGGEAVLVSMVHKEKKDCRVEAAVVDNSDGSYSVSYTPMEPGFYSVWVCVKTQHVKGSPFVLNVKRQVRWHRGTFHCCSFCSSGGSKEARCGCTGTMPGGFQGCGHGHKGHPGKPHWSCCGSTVEASECLPQSVITAVGGTITAVGGTGSPRGHLRTVEL; this is encoded by the exons ATGTCACGTTGTGACAAAAATTTGGAAAAAGATGTGGATTCCTCGCCAACCCCGACCACAAACTCGAGCTCTAAAAACGGAGATAAGGGGGACGTCGTGATCAATGCGAGGGCAGTGTGCCGCGTTTGTAAATGTTTATATCGCGAGCCTAAAATTATGCAGTGTTTACACACCTTCTGCGCAGACTGCGTTCGTCAACTGGAACCATTTTCGGTGTCTTCGGGCGTACACAATGGCAAAGCGGTCCCTCTGGAAGGCGAGCAGCCCTCCTCTGCCGTCACCGTTCTCTGTCCGGAGTGTGACTCCGAGGTGGACATTCCGTTGTCCGGGGTGGACGGGCTGACCACTGACCACTTGGCTCTGGACGAAGTGTTTCTGGAGACGCTGATGAGCAAGAACTCTGTGGTATGCGACCTGTGCAGCGACGGGGACGCAGAGAAGCGTTGTGAGGTGTGCAGTGTCAACCTCTGTGAGTTTTGTATTCAAGCACACAG GAGACAGAAGAGGACGTCGTCTCACACCGTCCAGTGTCTGGAGGACCTGAAGACCCAGGGTCGTCTCTCTCGGCCCGTCCTGTGCTCCCTCCACCCTGGCCAGGAGCTGCGTCTCTTCTGTGAGCCCTGTGACCTACCTGTCTGCCTGGAGTGTGCCGCCACCTTCCACCGCGACCACCGCTGCCTCCCCACACGTGACGTCATCGACCGCCATGGGGGCCGTATCCGAGATCTGGTTACCGGGCGCCTGCGTCCACGGCTGGACCAGCTGGAGGAGTCACTGCGGAAGGTGGACCTATCTCAGGAGGCCTTGCAGGCCAGAGTGGATGAGGCGGTGGACGAGGTGCGTACCTTCGCAAGGGGCTACGCTAGCGCTGTAGAGTCGCACTGCCTGTTGCTGCTACGGCGCTTAGAGGAGCTGGGTCTGCAGCGCAGGAATCATCTCCACCTGCAGAGGGCGCAGCTGCAGCAGGCCCTGAAGGACACCCGTGGGGGGGTGGAGTTCGCGGAGCGGCTGCTGACCTGCGGGTCGGATGCAGAAATCCTCAGTGCTAAGGATGTGACCCTCCGCAGGCTGGCTGGCCTGATGGAGACGGGCTACAACCCCCACCCAGCAACCATCACCCCTTATGACGGTAGCAGTATCTGCTTCCTGCCACGGGAGAGTGCAGGCGTGGTGGCGGGGTACCCTATGGTGGGGGTGATCCACGCCAAGACCCTGGAGCTCAGCAGGTGCACCATCGAGGGGGAAG GTGTACAGCGTGGCAGGGAAGGCCAGAGAGGGGAGTTCACCCTGGTGTGTAGAGACTCTGCTGGGAAGCAGATGGGTCGTGGAGGGGAAGCTGTCCTGGTCAGCATGGTCCACAAGGAGAAGAAAGACTG cagagtggAGGCGGCGGTGGTGGATAACAGTGATGGCTCCTATTCTGTCTCCTACACCCCCATGGAGCCAGGGTTCTActccgtgtgggtgtgtgtcaagACCCAACACGTTAAG GGTTCCCCATTTGTCCTGAATGTGAAGAGACAGGTCCGATGGCACCGTGGAACGTTCCACTGCTGTTCCTTCTGCTCCAGTGGGGGTTCTAAAGAGGCCCGTTGTGGCTGCACGGGCACCATGCCAG gaggGTTCCAGGGCTGTGGTCATGGCCATAAGGGTCACCCTGGTAAGCCCCACTGGTCATGCTGTGGCAGTACGGTGGAGGCCTCAGAGTGCCTGCCACAGAGTGTGATAACGGCAGTGGGGGGAACAATAACAGCAGTGGGGGGGACAGGCTCGCCCCGGGGCCACCTCAGGACAGTGGAGCTCTGA
- the LOC121536125 gene encoding V-set domain-containing T-cell activation inhibitor 1-like: MASLGQIIFWGLIVSIFVTAGLIILILSVSFSGQGLGGCKGTVDSIDKWPIGNLGEDVILSCKFKTSNNSRESTSQVSITWTKEGLSEVVYKYDKGAVQLTEQNPQFKNRTLLFSDAIVGGNASLLLRDVKVGDKGVYYCSVSTASCSGTASVHLRAAAFSDPKFKRVNSTLTAEAERWFPKPNVTWLDVNDNVLSKSETSFFNNSAGITRFISSLQPIELYDSYTCIIQNPLVKAVSQATVKGPVSTFQGKENTILY; encoded by the exons ATGGCCTCCCTTGGACAGATCATCTTCTGGGG CCTGATAGTCAGTATCTTCGTAACTGCTGgactcatcatcctcatcttgtCTGTGTCATTTTCAG GTCAGGGTTTGGGGGGTTGCAAGGGCACTGTGGATAGCATTGACAAGTGGCCCATTGGGAACTTGGGGGAAGATGTCATCCTGAGCTGCAAGTTCAAGACTTCCAATAACAGCAGGGAATCGACCAGTCAGGTTTCAATCACCTGGACGAAGGAGGGGCTAAGTGAGGTGGTGTACAAGTACGATAAAGGAGCAGTCCAGCTGACGGAGCAAAACCCCCAGTTTAAAAATAGAACCTTGCTGTTCTCAGACGCCATAGTTGGAGGCAATGCCTCTCTGTTGCTGAGGGACGTGAAAGTGGGAGACAAGGGGGTGTACTACTGCAGTGTGAGCACTGCTAGTTGCTCGGGGACTGCCAGTGTTCACCTCAGGGCTGCAG CTTTCTCAGACCCCAAATTCAAGCGGGTAAACAGTACCCTGACggcagaggcagagagatggTTCCCCAAACCAAACGTCACCTGGTTGGACGTCAATGACAACGTCCTGAGCAAGAGTGAAACTAGCTTCTTCAACAACTCTGCCGGGATAACTCGATTCATCAGCTCCCTTCAGCCAATCGAATTGTATGATAGCTACACCTGCATCATCCAAAACCCTCTGGTGAAGGCTGTCTCCCAGGCAACCGTCAAAGGTCCAGTAAGCACCTTTCAGGGCAAAGAAAATACTATTTTATACTGA